tATTATACAGTGAGGCTCGAAAGTTTGggcacccttggtaaatatgagcaaagaaagctataaaaaataatctataatgtttcttcttttaatctttaataataaaaaaatcataaaaatataatgttatatAGAAGTAAAACAATTGAAAGTGAAGGGGAAATTACATTACGAAATAAATCAtatctataataataatattataggactatatatatgtatatgtatatatatgtatgaatgtatgtatgtatgtatatatgtatatatgtatatgtgtgtgtatgtgtgtttatatatatatatatatatatatatatatatatatatatatatatatatatatatatatatatatatatatatatatatatatatatatatatatatatatatatatatatatatatatatatacacacacatacacatatacatacatacatacatacatacatacatacatacatacatacatatatatagtACTATAATATTTATAGatagtaatattaatgctaataaccaaCCAGTGGACAAAACTGTAATTAAACTACAGTAGCTTATTACTTattaactagttacacccaacactgctaGAGATGCACCAGTGTATCACCTGACAAATACAGATAAAACAACCCGATAGTTTGATGTCTGTTGCATAATCTAGTGTCTTTCCATTGTTGGTAAAATATTTGCCAACACAaagtacaaaatatattttgtcagaaaaaatatattgttaatTACAGCAAAACGATATAAGGTGCATTACTAGGTGATACATAAATATGCTTGAATCGACAAAtaactttataaaaaaacacacacacaattggTGCATTCCCAGTGGACGACTTCTTTTGATTAACCGGTTTGGGCAATTCAGCTACACATATTACTAACAACTGCAAAAATTCTAATTTATAGTAAAATAAGCCCTTCTTTGTTCCAACATGACCTGTACACAGAGGTCTACATACAAAAACTagacaaaaatgaataaataacaaaaatgttagaCGTTGAACTCACTGTCTGTCTCGTTTCGTTTGATCATGCCTGGACATTCAGCCAAGATCGTTTCTTTAAAGGACGTCACCAGTGCATTCACACAACATTCCATAAGCTGGACAAACAAAACAATCCAACATTTCAGACACTAATACACAATAAATGactgtaaataaacaaataatgaaAGCCTTAttatatacatacatgtatTAATGTATAGTTTAAAGTAGTAAATTCATATACTCACTGCTTGTACAGAGTTACATTCACGCCGTGTCTCTAAATACCGTAGTGCACGTTTCTCCTCCTCTCTTAACTTAGCGTCTGCCTGTTGACAGAGACAAAAGCAGGTGTAACTTTAGCAAATCTGCGTTTAGTTGTACATTATTGATTTGTGCCTAAATAGGAGTATATCCCGCTTTGGTCAACCGCATTCATCTTTGGAAGAGCGTACATATTTCATGTAGTTTTGTACTCCATTCTGTTGCAGATATGATGGTGCCTGGGTTCTGTAGAACCTCTCAGTGGAGTCTAGGTAGGCTTTCTCAAAGTTATCCCTGTAGATCTGCAGCTTATCGTCAGGATTGGAGCACAGGTTCACTGAGGAAGAGATCAGACAGATTCTTTACATGATTCAATTGCAAAATGATTCACGATGCATTTTAACGACCAATGAAAATATATGCAGATACAATAACCTAGTAACAGTGGCGGCTCTTTGGCTTTCGTTCTCTGTTCTGTGTCTTTAGAAAGAATTGTTATGCATCAGTGAATCGATTCTTTTCACCTCACTAACAGAGCTCTTTGACCAGACATGAAACAGAAGTCATGTTATCATTTGATTGTATGTTTTTTCGGTTCAATCTCACCATAAGACTCTCGGACCCCAATGACCAATTGAGAGTCAAACGCTTCTCCTAGTCGTTCAGCATGGACCAACTTCATGGCGCTGTCTTGCAGTCTATTCTTGATGTTGGAGAAGATGGATTCATTCCAAGTGTCCAGCATCAGCTGAAGAACGACCAAAAACAGAACAGTTTAGAACGACTTCCGATCACATAAAGAAAAAGTCTGCAGAAACCGTGTCATGCTCACCTTCCGAACAATGCTGTCCTCAACATTGGACTTCTTGTTGCTGCCCTGTTTGCCCATCAAGGTGATCTCCAACTGGCAGAACGGTTTGGGCAGAATGTCACACTGCGTGAAGAACTTCCTCCACTCCACGATGTAAGCCTTGAGGAGCGCCGTGTCATCTTGATGACTGAGCACTCGCTAAACAACAATGGGTGGGCCGACAATGATCAAGAATTAGAAAACATCAGCAggctttttttaaacaatgggaTCATGTACAGATGATACTTCCCAAAAACCCAAAAGGATGAGAAGGTGACTCAATATAtaagtattttattaattattattttattaaaggtgacatagaatgattgaacggagaatttatccttgttctgtgatgtgacatctagacacattttttttttttttgggtctgtaatgccttagaagcttcttaaaaacctctctcagatagctctattagggtgggggattttaaacaagtggttttgcacctatttggctccccctactggcttaacttgcaatctcggtaacactttattttgatagtccatcTGTTGACACTCTACTACTTATCTACTACTATTCTGTAGCATGTCAACAATGCATTAGTTGACATTCAACAACAGTGGCTCAACAGACCAGTAACAAACACTTAACTAACTGCCTAATGAGAATAAAGTGCATTTCAAGTGTTTATCTACAGATGTTACAGAAACTGCCTGTTGATTGTTGGTATATTTTTTCAACAGACTATTAACTAATATTCAACTAAATATCTGTAGATTGTCACCATCTTGTAAGCTGAAAGTAAGTTGAGTCATGTCAACATATGATCAATAGCATAATATTGTCATCCTTACAAGGGTCATTTAAACAAAGGCTTATTCGACTATCTGTAGTTTTTAACTGAATCTTTAGTTTATTATCTGTTGAGAATCTGCAAATTATCATACTGCAGTTGAGTATCTACTGCTGGTTTACTAACAAATGGTTTATGATCAGTTGACTTTTAGTTGACATTCTCAACTTTGTGTTTGTAGATGCATTTTAGGACTATctaattaaagtgaaaaacagtTGAGAATAGTGAACTGTCTATAACGTATCAACAGAACACAGTTATACTAATCATATGCAGCATATTACTATTCAAAATCTTTAGTTTTATTATCTGTTGAGAATCTGGAGATTATCAACTATAGATTAGTTGCTTATCTACTTCTGGTTTACTAACAAATGGTTTATGATCAGTTGACTTTTAGTTGACATTCTCAACTTTGTGTTTGTAGATGCATTTTAGGACTATccaattaaagtgaaaaacagtTGAGAATAGTAAACTGTCTATAACGTATCAACAGAACAGTTATACTAATTGTATGCAGCATATTACCATTCAAAATGAGAAAAGTTTGCACACCCAGTACTTAACCCTGGATGACTAAAGTCGATGCCAGACTATTCACATCAGAGAAATACAGCtcttttattaataaacacttctattaaaaaaaacatgcacttgTAGCACagaactgttttttttattcaattaaaTAATCAATCTAAAAGTCTAAACTGACGTTTCAGAAATATGTGTGGTATAGGAGAAAACAACTGTAACTGTAGaaataaaactgtaaaaataaaaaatgccaaaaaataataaaaataaatggtgTGATATGATTAACCAACAATGTTTACAGAAAGGTCCTAAACTGATCTGTGGTAATTGTTTCTTATGTCTTTGAGAAGTCTTCCAAGTACACCATGTTTATATGTTCTTGCTAACCAGTGGGTCCACTCTATAAAGCATAGGTGTTGTTTTAAGGTCTTCTCAGAACGATTCCCCCGCATTCGCCAAATTTGCATTTTGTAGGTCTGCCAAGCTCTCTCTAGATTTTGAGTATGTAGTCCTGTTTGTGGATCTACATAATTTTTACTGTGGTTGACCCTGACATGCTTATACCCCTCCTGGGAAAGACTGGCATATGCTTTCCACTCATCACTCACAACTAGACTTTGACGTTTCACATGTTTCTTGATGATGGGAACAAGGGTCTCCTTGTTTCTTTTCTTCACAAGACGAAGAATGGGACGTCTTCTTGCAGATTTGATCTCAAGTATACCAAACACCCATGATCTCTTTCTCTTCCAGGTGTTACCAAAGCGTCCTCTTGCATACTACCAAAAAACAGTGTGATCAGtattacaaaataaacaaaacaatctCTGATACATATTTAATAATCAGGTGTAAATACATGATAATACCCTCTACAtctaaaatgtaatgtttgatTCCAAAACTTTATGTAAAAGATTAAACATGCTAACAAAATAAGAACATTAGAGtgatttgttttagttttttgaaTCGGTTGCTAATACAAATTTGCTGGAATCTTTATGGTTGTTAAACAAAACATAGTTGTACATTAGTGtgcatacagtataaacatTAGTTAGTATATTTGAAAGTTTCTGTGTGTCATATTTAGTCAAGCACTTCTAAATCTTAAGTATCGCTATGACATGTTCAAGTTACTTGTCCGGTCGGACAAGAAAAATTCTGTCTCATTTGCCCATCCGGGGCATGTGCTTGTACCGAGCAAGCTTTAAGGGGACATTCCGCTTTTTGTGAGGGtatgttcattttccagctcctctggagttgaacatttgattcttggagttttggggtccattcggctgatctacgggtctggcgctagcacttttagcatagcttatcATAATCCAtggaatctgattagaccattagcattgcgcttaaaaatattgattttacgcactgcccgaaaatagtccccttatttactttcaatggcaggtaccaccagacctggagatcagctgaatggattccaagaTAGTAAAAATCGGGTGTTCACCTGtggaggagctggaaaatgaacatgTTTTCAGGAAAGGTTAAATGTCCTTTTAATGTCAAGCTCTGCATCAGTGTAATGACATCATATAAAAGTAAGCTAAATTCATATAAACAGATTGACATCATCATGTTTATATCCTTTCTATTATTCTTCCATCCTACCTACCTCAACTACTTAAAGGTCctgttttttctgtgtttttgaagctatgCTTGTGTTTTTGGTGTGCAGTATAACATGTattcatgttttgtgtgtaaaaaatgcagcatttttcacacaatttacttatctttaTAGCTCTGTTTTCACTGTgctaaaaacaggctgatgtcttccttgttctatgaagtccctccttcagaaatacgtatcaagttctgattgtgtagtttgtttagtgtgttgtaatTCGACAGCAGCtaagcttagcagagccgtttgaccttagctggcgactgacgtattcctgtgggctgGACGTTCggtgtaggctttgaaaggggaattctattaaaaaatatatattgcttGGTATTGAATTTTGAGCTTTACAATTATACAGGAATTATATATGCTCTAAACagaaacattacacactaactaaaatTTGAAAAAGGGATCAGgaaaacgggacctttaaatcTTTCCTAAACTatggggctgtccacacggagacgtgtatcactgtataccaggggtggggaaccctggtcctggagggccattgtcctgcagagtttagttccaaccctaattaaacacatgAAAATCTTGAAAGTCTTCAGGATCACTTGGAAATAAaatgcaggtgtgtttgattatggTTGGAagtaaactctgcaggacactggccctccaggacccagggttccccactcctgcTGTATACGTACACATTttttatcgtattggcgtttcatccacacggatccagcgttttgggagactgaaaccgctattttttgaaaccaggtcctaaagtggataaatctgaaatcgacacccttgcggtttcgtgtgtacagccaatccgtatattttgtgaagcgaaaacgtcatcacatcacttgtcggaagcgtcacacgtaacagcaacaacaataacggctgactacgtgattgtgttcgtgctacagaagctactaagcctactagctttataacagcaaaatctattgcttctatgcgataatggacaacaccatacgttggttatgcgcatgctcaaagtcttcttttCCGTGTATAGtttatatctgtggcagaattacagcgccctatactggtccggcatatatactacaccgctttcagtcggtttcagtggtttcgtgtttacggattattttttcagagcaaggaaaaaaaatgatcggatagggaatgcaccggcttcgtgtggacatagcctatGATTCACATATCGATGTCAGCTCTTTTAGGATATGCAAACTTTAATACATTGTGTGTGAAGCCTATTGCACATTTTAATTACATTACCTTGCGTTTGTGGCAGAACTTGCTCTCATCAATGTGAACAAGGACATTAACTCCACCAACTCTTTGCTTCTTTTTCTTTTGGTGCTTTTTTAGGCTTTTTAAACAAACTCTTCTGAGTTTCTTTGACATCATGGAGAGAGTTGCTGTGCTCTTTGCAATGCCATCTTGAAGCATGTCTACTTGCCGTAGATGTAAACCCTGTGCAAAtctaacacaaaaaaatacatttatcaaaatcaaataaaacattaatacGGGCAGCAGAGATATTAAAAAGccaattaattaataaatgagcatattttcataaaaagtggaatgtccctttaaagcttgTTCGGTATAAGTACATGTTTTGAATGGGCAAATGAGACAGAATTTTACTGTCAAAGTGACAAACCAAAAAACGTCATCAATGCCGAAACAAAGGAGATCCATATGCCGAGCAAAGACATAACGATTATAGATCACTTTCCCAACATTTGTTTCTTGTTCTTAAAAGTATTGCTTATTACTGTTCAAAAAGCAACAGTTTAgttttttctcctttttttaTGGGAGACTGCTGCGTAGCATTATAATAATCCAAATTTTATTTTCCCACACAATATAACGCCtcccatatttttttttatactaTTTATATTAGTTGTGTTTAAGTTTACTTTAaccttagatttttttttcagttaattCAGTGCTTCAACTTAAACTTATTCCAGTCACTTCGTTTTTGCAGGAGACTGGAGTTGTTAGCCTGAGAGTGACACCAACATAGCTTGTGTGAGTTGCATTTAAGGAACGATTGTTTAAAACCTTGCAGGCTGACAAATCAATCAAGGAAACGCCATCTATGTTGCTAAATTACACTGCACCATTTTTCATTTGCGCACTGAAATAATTCACCTGAGATTAGGTAAGAAATAACAGAGTTAATTTATGATTATCAAGATTGTTAGGCGATTTAATAGTGAAAGACGAATGTAGGCCTAATACAGGCAATAATATTGGTAgctgtaataaataaatgaattaataaataaatgaaaaaggaGCAGGAAATAAGTCACAAGGAAGAGTGTGCCCCCCCTCAAGAAATTAAAATGCCCACCCAGTTATGCCATCCTGGCGCCAGGCCTGACACAAATGCACCCTACACATGGTGTTATATGTAAAATTCTGTTGTTATATATTCTGGTTGCATTGCTTACCTATGTATATACTTCATCCATGTGAATAGACTGCAGTGTGATTGTGAGAAAACTGACTCAGTCCTAACACTTCTTCTCAACCGTCCACATTTTTTACGTCGACACTCcctgtaaatttaaataatttcagtaAATTTAATGTCTGGAAAAGTAATATtgccacacaaacacagacactcacagacacacaaacgcgcacgcacgcacacacacacacagagagacagacagacagacagacagacacacacgcgcaggcacacacacacacacgcgcagacagacagacacacacgcgcaggcacacacactcacacgcgtgcgcgcgcacacacacacacacacacacacacacacaaacacacaacacacacacacacgaacacacaaacgcacgcacgcatgcacacacactttTTTAAGCACCATTTAATACAAGCATATATATATTCTTACCATATGTAATGGTCTCTGGACTGAGAGGCAACCATCTTCATTTTCTTCTTGCActttttgcatttaattttgtGTCTCAGCAAGCCAGTCGATTGCAaccattttattaattttaaagatgattttttggtttctttaaCATAAACTTTACGCAAAAGTTTTCTCTCCAGTGAATCCATAGAGCCAGTGCCTAAGCTAGTGGCGTGATAGACAACCCACAAATTTAAAACTGGCgcacttttattttattggcTTAAGGTGCAACGTgataataggcttgttcgacttcatgcggcgctgcaagaaccgacagtcggatgatgtcaaagtaccgcgagagcgagttgaaATTAGACTTCTCCGTAAGATCtcttgaatcgctctcgcggtactatGACGTCATCCAACTGTCGGTTGTTGCTACGTTACATCTCCTGAGTATTCCACGTTGACACGTGACTAAATGAGACGCGTCAAGCTCTTCTACAGTCTGATTGGCTGAGCCACACTGAACTTTTGCTTGTGAAGATGGTAAGTGTCGACTACTTGGAAattattgtaatattttttgaaaaacataTTACTTGAATATGAAGCAATATTGATATCTTACATTTCTTTCAGCATAAACAAAACGTATTTGACCAAGGGCAATCAGCTCACCTCCCCTTACCTGGCAATGGAAATAGTGCTTTGGGCATGCATTTTACCCGGGCTAAAACACGAAGGGGAAATGCTGATGGAGAAGGAGAGGATTCCGTACAGAAAATTGGTAAGTTATGTTGATAAAAGTACAAGTATGTGTCGTTAATGTGCTAAATATAAAGTCAATGCTTCTGTAGGCGCAAATGAAAAGACGATTCAAAGACGCAATTAGACATCAATGTGTGTTGTGCGTGAATACGCGTTTGCGCGAAATCGATTAAACTTAAGCCAATAATTAACACGTGTCTAAACACTGTTGCTAGAAAAAACACAGACACTAATAAACTAGTAATAAAGCAACTAACGTTACCTTATTATGTAACGAGCTGCATTCAGACCTTTGGCCCGTTGCTGAGATACTTTAATAAGTGGGACATTGGGAACACGTTTTGCCTCCAGTTACTTATAATCTCGATATTTAGACTTGGAAAATTATTAACTATCACAAGGAATCGTgatatttaggtaacactttgCAGTAAGGTACTGTTTTACGTTAGCTTActgcattagttaacatgaccTAACAGATACCTCGATAGCACATATTATTCTGAGTATGTGGCAGTTTTAACATTTTCAACCTCAAACACTGGTTGATGCACACAGTAAACTAACTTGAATGGACAACGAACAATTGTATCGACTAAAACGAGTAAAGATAAACAAATGccgtaaaacatttaaaatttatgctaaaaaatgcattacagttttttcgattgctaaatgacagtgagcacaactggagctacatgtccaaaactctaactacagtctgtaCTACCAAAAGTCACCTGAGCTAAACAGCTCACATCACCTGCAAAACTCACTACAACCAACACAACTCTTAACACAACACTTAAAACAGgctcagtgcagccaaacacAATGCACAACCCTCACcgagataacacacactgtcactcagAACAcacttgggggggggggggggatcaAACACCAACACTGAAAATACAAACTTTTCGTCAATTTCAGTGACTTCATACAAAGTAATATTTTCTTCAAAGAAAAAAGTGACATTCTTTCACatgatttaattaaatttttagaACATAACaattctttaaggtaaatgaaaattagcagtttgcttCAATAGTCTGTAGTACTTTACGGAATTACAGTAAGAAGGAAAAAGGTATAAACTAAAAGTGTACATACTGTAATTCAAACAAATAATTGAGGGGTTAATCCTGCCTCTCTATAGCATCAGGCCACAGGTTTTCATCAACATCACAtctaatgttgtctcttgccatGCACCAGTTtttggtccacatgaactgATGCTGTGCAAACTGTAGtaagagttttgcacatgtgactccagttgtgcccactttcgtttagcaatcgaaaaaaaactgtattattaccagaaaaacagcaatattactgaaataaactatttttaaatgCCCAAAAACACGTTGTTATAACTGCACTAACAAATCTAAGCTCAAtaacaattgaaaaaaaaaattatttctaaaAACGTTATATATGACtaaacattatatttaaattaaatgtattccTAGAATCATTCAAAGATccacacattattccatattactcccgttactgagtagggctgtgcaaaaatattgatacagctaactatcgtgatagttagctgtatcgatagtGTTTCGATATTTCGATTTATACTATCGATATTTTAAAaccatcaaatccctctgtgtgcgtcaaatgACCTCCTctgccgctgctgtagttgtcactgtccagttgtctgccatatacggccattttgccaatgtctcagaagttagagggagtgagaaaatggcagaaaatgtaaaaacacctgcagctttcaaagagcTGCAGGTgttcagctctatttttttacatttttgatgaaAAATTATTGCAATGTATCACAACATGCAACGCATTGCATTGTATCGTGACACGTATTGTATCATGAACCCATGTATCGTGATATGTATCGTATCaggaggcccttgccaatacccagccctattacTGAGCATGTtcgtctctggcctcgctctgttataaCAGTGTGATTGACAGGTGCTCTTTCCCATCTTTCAAACAGATTATTTTGTATAGTTCTCCTTAGAAAAATGAACCATAATTTTATTATAATGAAAACGTTTTTTTGTcagattgattacgatttgtattaccttAGTTTAAAGCTACACTGTGTAGGATCCactcccatctagcggtgaaattctgtatgacaaccaactgaatattactttctagccaCCCCCACCCCCCATTTAGAGCGCATTTTAACTCGTACGGTGGCCATGTCATGCCAAGTAAGGGTGGGCGATAAACAGGTAGACAtgattaaccggtagaaattcgtcaaccggtagagattttggactatcgtctctatATCGAGGTTACGTGCCCAAGTCACGCTCCTGTGCGCGTGGTCACGGAAATGTAATGTTTGTACATGTATTGAAGAgccgcagttttaaaacaagttattttaagccattgaaacacaaataaCAGATCTATATGCGTGTGCTCTTTCTGTGTTTGAGGAGCGTGCAAGTCGCGCAACtgctgctctttctgtctgtgaggaacgtgcaagtcgcgcaaccgctgctcattaagctcgtaagcatttttcccgctttattggccttaaatatatgtatgtgtcaaaattcccgtctttgcaagcattttcataaacacaatcatttagggcttaagagaaagtgaacagctaaaagagaaaacacatgTGTAGCATAAAGTAGGGtccggactttggtcttaaaggggaagttacgttggggagaagtggagaaagcctcagccagagccatagagatagatgagacatttattgctgcttaatacttacgtatataatttggaaatcatatagacatcgtaggaaatatataatgtggtatactgcaaagttaccatgctaattattatttatgatatatgtggagataaataaagcttcgcaaatctgctgatttgatccattcatgtcctgaccaccaggctagagatttttaaacatccttaatccacacttactagtctatcaaataatatctaaaatatattgttttgttaaataaatgatgctttgttatattgtttatgcgatcatAAGGAATCACACAATCATTTTATTCGCAGAAGCAgcggtcagcagctgcagcacactaggatccgaccgcatacatactgtaataaacagccGTTCGGCGGCTTTATACATCAAATAATgtcatttgaggaggaaccgctcattgatcaccgtatttttataaatcttgtacatggttggacctgccgaacaggttgagcacttttatatactttgttgatcagagaggctgcacagtttgaccagcgggctgcgggaaccagccgcacatcacgccgccagacggtgttgctaatataactcgaaatgtataactattatcagatggGCACACCGGGAAAGTCCCGGTGTCCCGATTGTCactccgctactggctgtaaggtAGTGAGTGCGTTTTGGTCGCTGGTCGACCCCGCAAACAGATGTGACGTGCCTCACTCGGCTTCCAGGATTTGGCATGctgtttgtgctgaagatcggataaagttacacccatttcaggcaggatcatggaccccctcaagccagcacgcacgagtatgttaatttttgtttactttctacacaaatgctaacgttatgctgtctgcctatctctctatactagcctatccgtctgtctgtctgtctatgtatgtattatctgcgctatcagaactgtactttactcgtctctCTATAGTCactctcaatgctctcaaggcggctttggtaaattctctccccagcgtgacgtcatacagtgcgttgtgggggaaagcagaatcattgcaaaccgcTGTACTTGTTTGTATTATTccgttttgtgatacccaacaacataaaatacaatggataacagtttaaatgtttattatcaacaagcaaattgcacaaattcatTGAAAAATTTAATctgcaacacgccctttaactAAAAATTCCATGGTTATGGTTATTGTGGTGAGACAATATTAAATTTGGTTACTgttgttttactacaaataaaaactaaaagactatgttagtTTAATTAAACAATGGTAAAATTAATAGTATACTTTATGTATATGCATTTATGGTGAAACTGATGCATTTTTGTGTCAATCCATGCTCATTTTGAAGACTAAACATGCACTATCATCACACTAAATCAGCGCGTGCAGCTTGCGTGCAGTACAGAAAAAATAGACTCGCTGCCGAAATGATCGCAGCACTGCTGCACCGCACCGCATCTGCAACAGACCGGACGGACCGCATACATATGTTGTGTGAAAgctctaacctgttaacatggGCACGTTAAAAATTACGCACCGCAAATGACTACAtacggagtatgtgtgaaacaggcgtAAGGCCCCTCTACCACATTGATCTTCGTAATTTATCTTActgtatttgatatattttgcaGCTGGTAAGGTGGACAGTCTCAAGCCTGTCAAACAACATATTCTTTGGAAGCAAAAGGCAGAGATGCTCCAGTCTCGAGTGAATGAGCTGG
This sequence is a window from Misgurnus anguillicaudatus chromosome 24, ASM2758022v2, whole genome shotgun sequence. Protein-coding genes within it:
- the LOC129434109 gene encoding uncharacterized protein, encoding MDSLERKLLRKVYVKETKKSSLKLIKWLQSTGLLRHKIKCKKCKKKMKMVASQSRDHYIWECRRKKCGRLRRSVRTESVFSQSHCSLFTWMKYIHRFAQGLHLRQVDMLQDGIAKSTATLSMMSKKLRRVCLKSLKKHQKKKKQRVGGVNVLVHIDESKFCHKRKYARGRFGNTWKRKRSWVFGILEIKSARRRPILRLVKKRNKETLVPIIKKHVKRQSLVVSDEWKAYASLSQEGYKHVRVNHSKNYVDPQTGLHTQNLERAWQTYKMQIWRMRGNRSEKTLKQHLCFIEWTHWLARTYKHGVLGRLLKDIRNNYHRSV